One genomic region from Solwaraspora sp. WMMD792 encodes:
- a CDS encoding L-rhamnose mutarotase, protein MKRFIREVPVRRYCFVLRVRPDRLAEYRARHAAVWPEMLRALRAAGWHDYALFLHPDGLLVGHVRADDLAAAQAAMARTEVNARWQAEMAPFFTELDGRRPDEGFVLLEEIFDLDEQLAALDGPHPGDARSPRLGRPPRPAEDPTSHQKRVI, encoded by the coding sequence TTGAAACGGTTCATTCGGGAGGTGCCGGTGCGGCGGTACTGCTTCGTGCTGCGGGTCCGACCGGATCGACTGGCCGAGTACCGGGCCCGGCACGCGGCCGTCTGGCCGGAGATGCTGCGTGCGCTGCGCGCCGCCGGCTGGCATGACTACGCGCTCTTCCTGCACCCCGACGGCCTGCTGGTCGGCCATGTCCGGGCTGACGATCTGGCCGCCGCACAGGCGGCGATGGCCCGCACCGAGGTCAACGCCCGGTGGCAGGCCGAGATGGCACCGTTCTTCACCGAGCTGGACGGCCGGCGCCCCGATGAGGGTTTCGTCCTGCTCGAGGAGATCTTCGACCTCGACGAGCAACTCGCCGCGCTCGACGGCCCGCACCCCGGCGATGCCCGGTCGCCTCGGCTGGGCCGGCCGCCACGACCGGCAGAAGACCCGACTTCGCACCAGAAACGAGTGATATGA
- a CDS encoding substrate-binding domain-containing protein: MPGAGISIRDVASRAGVSVGTVSNVLNRPDIVAAGTRSRVLAAINELGFVPNDAARQLRRGRGRTLGLVVLDVANPFFTDVARGVEDATSGAGMPVIFCNSDGDAGKESAYLDLLEEQRVQGVLITPVDDASDRLLRLRDRGVLVILLDRRSRRPDLCSVSVDDRLGGELALRHLIDAGHRRIAYVGGPGHLEQVRDRYAGAVRALTEAGLDERQLRRFDTPSLTVAAGRDAAARMLGVPRTSRVTAVFCANDLLALGVLQGLTRQQVRVPEDIALVGYDDIEFAAAAAVPLSSVRQPRQRLGQTAAALLLEEATSPDSHRHRQVVFEPELVVRESSQDTRGTRLDG; the protein is encoded by the coding sequence GTGCCGGGAGCAGGGATCAGCATCCGGGACGTCGCCTCGCGGGCCGGCGTCTCCGTCGGCACCGTGTCGAACGTGCTCAACCGGCCGGACATCGTCGCGGCCGGCACCCGGTCCCGGGTGCTCGCCGCGATCAACGAACTCGGCTTCGTCCCCAACGACGCGGCCCGGCAACTACGCCGGGGCCGGGGCCGCACGTTGGGCCTGGTGGTGCTGGACGTGGCCAACCCGTTCTTCACCGACGTGGCCCGGGGCGTCGAGGACGCCACCAGCGGTGCCGGCATGCCGGTGATCTTCTGCAACAGCGACGGCGACGCCGGCAAGGAGAGCGCCTACCTGGACCTGCTGGAGGAGCAGCGGGTGCAGGGGGTGCTGATCACCCCGGTCGACGACGCCAGCGACCGGCTGCTGCGGCTACGCGATCGCGGCGTACTGGTGATTCTGCTGGACCGGCGGTCCCGCCGGCCGGACCTCTGCTCGGTCTCGGTCGACGACCGGCTCGGCGGCGAGCTGGCACTGCGCCATCTGATCGACGCCGGACACCGACGGATCGCGTACGTCGGCGGGCCCGGGCATCTGGAACAGGTCCGGGACCGGTACGCCGGGGCGGTCCGGGCGCTGACCGAGGCCGGACTCGACGAACGGCAGCTGCGCCGGTTCGACACGCCGAGCCTGACGGTGGCCGCCGGTAGGGACGCCGCCGCGCGGATGCTCGGTGTGCCCCGCACCTCCCGGGTGACCGCCGTGTTCTGCGCCAACGACCTGCTGGCCCTCGGGGTGCTGCAGGGACTGACTCGTCAGCAGGTACGGGTACCCGAGGACATCGCGCTGGTCGGCTACGACGACATCGAGTTCGCCGCGGCGGCGGCGGTGCCGCTGTCCTCGGTACGCCAGCCCCGGCAGCGGCTCGGGCAGACCGCAGCGGCGCTGCTGCTGGAGGAGGCGACCAGCCCGGACTCGCACCGCCACCGGCAGGTGGTCTTCGAGCCGGAGCTGGTGGTCCGCGAGTCCAGTCAGGATACTCGCGGCACCCGGTTGGACGGCTGA
- a CDS encoding TetR/AcrR family transcriptional regulator gives MTRRSAEVRLDSLLRTACEVIVERGLANTRTADVAEAAGVSQALVFYHFSTKDRLLAEAFAYAAEQDLARLDTVVRSSAEPLEKLKKIIRLYAPTGKSKAWTLWIDGWSESLRTPALNRVCRNLDLRWKEALIKVIATGCADGTFQCPDPKGAAWRINALIDGLAVQAAMHDRVVSRRQLTEWIRLAVAREIGRKPEELA, from the coding sequence GTGACAAGACGTTCGGCCGAAGTACGCCTTGACTCGCTGCTGCGCACCGCCTGTGAGGTGATCGTGGAGCGTGGCCTGGCCAACACCCGCACCGCAGACGTGGCGGAAGCCGCCGGGGTGAGTCAGGCGCTGGTCTTCTACCATTTCTCCACCAAGGACCGGCTGCTCGCCGAGGCGTTCGCGTACGCCGCCGAGCAGGACCTGGCCCGGCTCGACACGGTCGTCCGGTCGTCCGCCGAGCCGCTGGAGAAACTGAAGAAGATCATTCGGCTGTACGCCCCGACCGGCAAGTCCAAGGCGTGGACGCTATGGATCGACGGTTGGTCGGAGTCGCTGCGTACCCCCGCCTTGAACCGGGTGTGCCGCAACCTCGACCTGCGCTGGAAAGAGGCACTGATCAAGGTGATCGCCACCGGGTGTGCCGACGGCACCTTCCAGTGCCCGGACCCGAAGGGCGCGGCTTGGCGGATCAACGCGCTGATCGACGGTCTGGCGGTGCAGGCCGCGATGCACGACCGGGTGGTTTCCCGCCGGCAGCTCACCGAGTGGATCCGGTTGGCCGTGGCGCGCGAGATCGGCCGCAAGCCGGAGGAGCTGGCCTGA